The following coding sequences are from one Enterococcus sp. 4G2_DIV0659 window:
- a CDS encoding glycosyltransferase family 2 protein has protein sequence MSDEIKIIIDSIYREKQTNNLTITGWALNTNSKSAPVISINNQEQVASVNIQRVLREDVNQIYEVDAAVLAGFIIKLDGIQKKNKLEICFVSADTQTSRSEWIDLGKKHPLTPGTEDKMTRLMIKLHKGISYLKRNGIKSTIQRVKIEKIRNQSSYPSWLERTEHFDFDQIKAEIESFQYKPTISIAMPVYNVEEKWLRRCIDSILIQDYANWELCMADDASTDPKVKELLMEYSNSDERIKVVFRPKNGHISEATNSALALATGEFVALLDNDDELPRIAFYEVIKALNENPELDLIYSDEDKIDMDGNRSDPSFKPDWSPDLLLGTNYISHLGVYRKTILDEIGGFRKGYEGSQDYDLVLRFTEKTTSERIKHIPKVLYHWRMLPTSTAVDQSSKGYAFEAGLRAIQDTLVRRGIKGHATHGRANGLYDVYYDIESEELVSIIIPTKNGYKDVKRCVSSIIEKTTYKNYEIIIADNGSTDEKMKELYDSYEQQLDERFRVIVIDIPFNFSKINNIAAKQAKGKYLLFLNNDTEVINAEWLKLMVSFGQQDRIGCVGAKLLYPNNTIQHAGVILGLGGIAGHGHYGYPHGDLGYFGKLALNVDYLAVTAACLLMKKQDFDAVSGFDENFTVAFNDVDLCLKVKELGRDNVWLHEAELYHFESQTRGYDDKGKKKKRFEKEKAMMEEKWATLIDDDPFYNPNLTREIPNFSYRD, from the coding sequence ATGAGCGATGAGATAAAAATCATTATTGATAGTATCTATCGAGAGAAACAAACTAATAACTTAACAATAACTGGCTGGGCTTTGAATACAAATTCAAAGTCCGCACCAGTTATTTCGATCAACAATCAAGAACAAGTAGCATCTGTTAATATCCAACGTGTTTTAAGAGAAGATGTCAATCAGATTTATGAAGTAGATGCAGCTGTTTTAGCAGGGTTTATAATCAAATTAGATGGTATCCAAAAGAAAAATAAATTGGAAATTTGTTTTGTTTCAGCAGATACACAGACTAGTCGTTCAGAATGGATTGATTTAGGCAAAAAACATCCTTTGACTCCTGGAACAGAAGATAAGATGACAAGATTGATGATAAAATTACATAAAGGCATCAGCTATCTAAAAAGAAATGGTATAAAAAGCACAATTCAACGAGTAAAAATTGAAAAAATCAGAAATCAATCTTCTTACCCGAGTTGGTTGGAAAGAACTGAGCATTTTGACTTTGACCAAATCAAAGCGGAGATTGAATCCTTTCAATATAAACCTACAATTTCGATTGCTATGCCAGTTTATAATGTTGAAGAGAAGTGGTTGCGCCGGTGTATTGATTCTATTTTGATTCAAGATTACGCTAATTGGGAACTTTGTATGGCGGATGATGCGTCGACAGATCCTAAAGTAAAAGAACTTTTAATGGAATATAGCAATTCAGATGAACGGATTAAAGTTGTTTTCAGACCTAAAAATGGGCATATTAGTGAAGCGACAAACTCTGCATTAGCATTAGCTACTGGAGAATTTGTCGCATTATTAGACAATGACGATGAACTACCGAGAATTGCTTTTTATGAAGTTATCAAAGCTTTGAATGAAAATCCAGAATTAGATTTAATTTACAGTGATGAAGATAAGATAGATATGGATGGCAATCGTTCAGATCCCTCATTCAAACCAGATTGGTCACCAGATTTATTGTTAGGAACAAATTATATTTCTCATCTTGGTGTTTATCGTAAAACAATTCTTGATGAAATTGGTGGTTTTAGAAAGGGCTATGAAGGTTCTCAAGATTATGATTTAGTTCTTCGATTTACTGAAAAAACAACAAGTGAACGCATCAAACATATTCCTAAAGTCTTATATCACTGGCGTATGTTACCAACATCAACCGCAGTTGATCAGTCATCAAAAGGATATGCATTTGAAGCAGGGTTAAGAGCTATTCAAGATACTTTAGTTCGTAGAGGCATCAAAGGTCATGCAACTCATGGTCGTGCCAATGGTTTATATGATGTTTATTATGATATTGAATCAGAAGAATTGGTTTCGATTATTATTCCAACTAAAAATGGCTATAAAGATGTTAAACGTTGTGTTTCTTCTATTATTGAAAAAACTACTTATAAAAACTATGAAATTATTATCGCAGATAATGGCAGTACAGATGAGAAAATGAAAGAACTCTATGATTCATATGAGCAACAACTTGATGAGCGGTTTAGAGTTATCGTAATTGACATTCCATTTAATTTTTCTAAAATCAACAACATTGCGGCAAAACAAGCCAAGGGAAAATATCTTTTATTCTTGAATAATGACACAGAGGTAATCAATGCTGAATGGTTAAAATTAATGGTCTCTTTTGGACAGCAAGATCGAATTGGCTGTGTGGGAGCAAAATTATTGTATCCAAACAACACAATTCAACACGCAGGTGTGATTTTAGGTTTAGGTGGGATTGCTGGACATGGACATTATGGCTATCCTCATGGAGATCTAGGGTATTTTGGTAAGCTAGCGTTGAATGTTGATTATTTAGCGGTGACTGCAGCATGTCTATTGATGAAAAAACAAGATTTTGATGCTGTTTCTGGCTTTGATGAAAACTTTACGGTAGCTTTCAATGATGTTGATTTATGTTTGAAAGTAAAAGAACTTGGTCGTGACAATGTCTGGTTGCATGAAGCAGAACTTTACCACTTTGAATCTCAAACAAGAGGATATGATGATAAAGGGAAGAAGAAAAAACGTTTTGAAAAAGAAAAGGCAATGATGGAAGAAAAATGGGCGACTTTGATTGATGATGATCCATTTTATAATCCTAATCTTACAAGAGAGATTCCTAATTTTTCATATAGAGACTAG
- a CDS encoding YfhO family protein, with protein sequence MEKHIENRKDVIRMNLNGTIDKIIKARFWLAAVVFVCMLVFKLHGSSLGMWDTYVSDYEEAGTKSGLILGKPRAVRSDEWLVQTPFSLSQTQTGFKQRNEVITIDGQDMIVGYNSAAIDIATIAKPFSWGYVLLGKEYGLSWVWGIKLIGMMLLSFEIGLILTKRNKYLSLLASVWIPFSSAIQWWFVSPVGDLIFFTLGFLVGIYNYFYYHERKARRLFFSILAVISISGFVLVLYPALQVPLGYLILLILIGFFLEFYKKIKLDKFDGLFIGGAVIATCVILGVSIRSSWESLFLVMNTVYPGKRVSVGGEFPRKDILLFLTNWKMPFMDVTYTNNSELSSFYHFFFVILPLSPLIFLKKIKENLYGFLLFVYCLFNLLWMSFSFPSIIAKITLWSYVPSVRVIVSFGFASVLLSLWFIQYLWEKEAFKSLVVVIVLFINLGLYFFALYTGNLRLYVSKWAIIIILVLAAFLIIALFKKWKVSFCVVMAGIILMTGIPVNPLAQGVAPVYEKKIAHEIQNVEKNDPNQLWAGERLMYGYLPMLGVHTFNGVAFTPNLDSWEILDPDKKYEDVYNRYAHINVEIGENEIPLQLIQSDSIVARLNPQAIKAYGIKYLVTYKEIENLSTSRIKFERLYGPDKDGAYIYKTNY encoded by the coding sequence ATGGAAAAACATATAGAAAATAGAAAAGACGTTATCCGTATGAACTTGAATGGAACTATAGATAAAATTATAAAAGCTAGATTTTGGCTTGCAGCTGTTGTTTTTGTATGTATGTTAGTTTTCAAACTTCACGGCAGCTCTCTAGGGATGTGGGACACCTACGTTTCTGATTATGAAGAAGCAGGTACAAAAAGTGGATTGATATTAGGGAAACCAAGAGCTGTCAGATCTGATGAATGGTTAGTTCAAACTCCGTTTAGCCTATCTCAGACACAAACAGGATTTAAACAGCGTAATGAAGTGATTACAATTGATGGTCAAGATATGATTGTTGGTTATAATTCTGCAGCAATTGATATTGCAACGATTGCCAAACCATTCTCTTGGGGATATGTATTGCTTGGAAAAGAATATGGACTTTCATGGGTATGGGGCATCAAATTAATTGGAATGATGTTGCTTTCTTTTGAAATTGGTTTGATTCTGACTAAACGAAATAAGTATTTGTCTTTGCTTGCAAGTGTTTGGATTCCTTTTTCTTCTGCGATTCAATGGTGGTTTGTTTCTCCAGTTGGAGATTTAATCTTCTTCACTTTAGGATTTTTAGTAGGAATCTATAATTATTTTTACTATCATGAGCGTAAAGCAAGACGGTTGTTCTTTTCAATACTTGCAGTAATTTCTATTTCAGGATTTGTCCTTGTTTTGTATCCGGCTTTGCAAGTTCCATTAGGCTATTTGATTCTATTGATTTTGATTGGTTTCTTTTTGGAATTTTATAAGAAAATCAAACTGGATAAATTTGATGGGTTATTTATTGGTGGGGCTGTGATTGCAACCTGTGTGATACTAGGTGTTTCAATTCGTTCTTCTTGGGAATCATTATTTTTAGTGATGAATACAGTTTATCCAGGAAAAAGAGTGAGCGTCGGAGGAGAGTTTCCCAGAAAAGATATTCTGCTATTTTTGACGAATTGGAAAATGCCGTTTATGGATGTCACATATACAAATAATTCAGAATTAAGTAGTTTTTATCACTTCTTTTTTGTTATCTTACCGTTATCACCCTTGATTTTCTTAAAAAAAATAAAAGAAAATCTTTATGGTTTTTTACTTTTTGTATATTGTTTATTTAATTTGTTGTGGATGAGTTTCAGCTTTCCTTCAATCATTGCAAAAATCACATTATGGTCTTACGTCCCTTCCGTTAGAGTGATTGTTTCATTTGGCTTTGCTTCAGTATTATTGAGTTTATGGTTTATACAATATCTTTGGGAAAAAGAAGCATTCAAGTCTTTAGTAGTAGTAATTGTTCTATTCATTAATTTAGGCTTGTATTTCTTTGCACTTTATACGGGGAATTTACGTTTGTATGTAAGTAAGTGGGCAATTATAATTATTTTAGTTTTGGCTGCCTTTTTAATTATTGCACTCTTTAAAAAGTGGAAAGTAAGTTTCTGCGTCGTGATGGCAGGTATCATATTGATGACAGGTATTCCTGTTAATCCATTAGCACAAGGTGTAGCTCCTGTTTATGAAAAGAAAATTGCTCATGAAATTCAGAATGTCGAGAAAAATGATCCAAATCAACTTTGGGCAGGTGAACGATTGATGTATGGATATCTTCCTATGTTGGGTGTACATACGTTCAATGGTGTTGCCTTTACACCTAATTTAGATTCTTGGGAAATTTTGGATCCTGATAAGAAGTATGAAGATGTTTATAATCGTTATGCTCATATTAATGTGGAAATCGGTGAAAATGAAATACCGCTACAATTAATTCAATCCGATTCAATTGTCGCACGCTTGAATCCTCAGGCAATAAAAGCATATGGGATAAAATATTTGGTAACATATAAAGAGATAGAAAATTTATCAACTTCCAGAATAAAATTTGAACGACTTTATGGACCAGATAAAGATGGAGCTTACATCTATAAAACAAATTATTGA
- a CDS encoding EpaQ family protein: MEKVLNRISSLLLLLTIAGSYLMWIVGIDTKVTAFIYTNSLYFLIIVIGLVLLLNVNRLEKSDWAMIGLALFFGVFYTLTSSMRHSNRFINATIPIIILLVLCFKICQFDRIDKGILFSISIVSLFATLYRLSVELPKLDMIDKNNNKLAYIWINTNTIGAALLFSILMVVILIQATPIGYYKIIVVPIYIAGLASMWIIESKTSFLVLILFIVINTSIPKKILQKNKWWVLLFLLIFLIMPSIFYYCANSSDLNLFTERERIWNEFFGKWLSSNQNIWIGMTPFVASWKPLGTHNSFLNILGNFGILGYILITGYFSYYFVRFVFSKKLYTKFQVGLLLAFLVIFVHSFMEDTLTAYHWMPILYSFIGISLQCPDDNSSKALKKK, from the coding sequence ATGGAAAAGGTACTAAATAGAATAAGTAGCCTATTATTATTACTGACTATTGCAGGCTCTTATTTGATGTGGATTGTCGGAATTGATACAAAAGTAACGGCATTTATTTATACAAATAGTCTGTATTTTTTAATTATTGTTATCGGGCTTGTTTTATTATTAAATGTAAATAGATTGGAAAAAAGCGATTGGGCTATGATTGGTCTTGCACTTTTTTTTGGTGTTTTTTATACATTAACCTCTTCAATGAGACATAGTAATCGATTTATTAATGCGACAATTCCAATAATCATATTACTGGTTTTATGTTTTAAAATCTGTCAATTTGATAGAATCGATAAAGGGATATTGTTTAGCATTTCTATTGTTTCATTATTCGCAACCCTTTATCGTTTGTCTGTGGAACTACCTAAATTGGATATGATTGATAAAAATAATAACAAGTTAGCTTATATTTGGATTAACACAAATACTATTGGCGCCGCACTATTATTTTCCATACTTATGGTTGTAATATTAATTCAAGCTACTCCAATTGGCTATTACAAGATTATTGTGGTTCCAATATATATTGCTGGGTTAGCCAGCATGTGGATTATTGAGTCGAAAACGTCATTTTTGGTGTTGATTTTGTTTATTGTTATTAATACTAGTATTCCAAAAAAAATTTTACAAAAAAATAAATGGTGGGTTTTACTATTCCTGCTTATTTTCTTAATAATGCCAAGTATTTTTTATTATTGTGCTAATTCAAGTGATTTAAATTTATTCACAGAGAGAGAACGAATCTGGAATGAATTTTTTGGAAAGTGGTTATCAAGCAATCAAAACATATGGATTGGAATGACTCCATTTGTAGCTTCTTGGAAACCTTTAGGGACACATAATAGTTTTCTAAATATATTGGGTAATTTTGGTATTCTAGGTTATATTTTAATTACAGGTTATTTTTCGTACTATTTCGTACGCTTCGTATTTTCAAAGAAATTATATACAAAATTTCAAGTAGGTCTTTTACTTGCATTTTTAGTAATATTTGTCCATTCATTTATGGAAGATACTCTTACTGCATATCATTGGATGCCAATCCTCTATAGTTTTATTGGCATTTCATTACAATGTCCAGATGATAATTCTAGTAAAGCTCTAAAGAAAAAATAG
- a CDS encoding sugar transferase: MVSKNEWNNAKRIAIIIIDILMFNFSILVGFWLKFGLKIPEYNFIAYEKSAIYISLFFLFFNLLLGSYVFYNRTINDIVFVTFIGQFLTTLFIMMITFAGRWFTFPRSVLLYSFIIGVILLSIWRVFVYYMYLKVSAIKKVVIIGSKDSVVSASQNFLSHKNKKHQVTNVIVDNYSKNLLQLMNEIDVIYIASHIDDNEKLNIYELATKNEKKLFLNTNFENLIMLKPNMMNFEDESIIEVSDFRIKGEEEFVKRVFDIIIAAALFIITSPLMLIAAILVKLTSVGPIVYKQTRITLGQKEFSILKFRTMSVTAEAKSGPVLSSSNDSRVTVVGKYLRALRIDELPQLINVIRGDMSIVGPRPERPFFVDQFNKENPHYYLRHNVRAGITGYAQVYGKYASDYNSKLNFDLLYIKNYAILLDLKILLQTIKILFDKVSSQGVDEVERQNVTLTFLEENNIKLND, translated from the coding sequence ATGGTATCAAAAAATGAATGGAACAATGCAAAAAGAATTGCAATTATTATAATAGATATATTAATGTTTAATTTTTCAATCTTAGTTGGATTCTGGCTAAAATTTGGCTTAAAAATACCAGAGTATAATTTTATAGCTTATGAAAAGTCAGCAATATATATATCTTTATTTTTTTTGTTTTTTAATCTCTTACTGGGAAGCTATGTTTTTTACAATCGAACAATTAATGACATAGTTTTTGTAACATTTATTGGGCAATTTTTAACTACATTGTTCATAATGATGATTACATTTGCTGGAAGATGGTTTACTTTTCCACGGTCAGTGTTACTTTATTCCTTTATTATTGGCGTAATTTTGTTAAGTATTTGGCGTGTTTTTGTATACTATATGTATTTAAAAGTCAGTGCAATCAAAAAAGTAGTGATTATAGGTTCTAAAGATAGTGTAGTTTCGGCTTCACAAAATTTTCTAAGTCATAAGAATAAAAAACATCAGGTGACAAACGTAATAGTAGATAATTATTCGAAAAATCTGCTTCAGTTAATGAATGAAATAGATGTTATCTATATTGCGAGCCATATTGATGATAATGAGAAGTTGAATATATACGAATTGGCAACAAAAAACGAGAAAAAATTATTTTTAAATACCAACTTTGAAAATTTAATTATGTTAAAACCTAATATGATGAATTTTGAAGATGAGAGTATTATTGAAGTCTCCGATTTTAGAATTAAAGGAGAAGAGGAGTTTGTAAAAAGAGTTTTTGATATTATTATAGCAGCCGCTTTATTTATTATCACCTCACCATTAATGTTGATAGCAGCAATTTTGGTTAAATTAACTTCTGTAGGACCTATAGTCTATAAACAAACTCGAATTACTTTAGGACAAAAAGAATTCTCAATTTTAAAATTTAGAACAATGTCTGTAACTGCAGAAGCAAAATCTGGACCAGTGTTGTCCTCAAGTAATGACAGCAGAGTAACTGTAGTAGGAAAGTATTTAAGGGCTCTGAGAATTGATGAATTACCTCAGCTCATTAATGTGATTCGTGGTGATATGTCCATCGTTGGACCAAGACCAGAACGTCCTTTCTTCGTGGATCAGTTCAACAAAGAAAATCCTCATTATTACCTAAGACATAATGTCAGAGCAGGAATTACTGGATATGCTCAAGTTTATGGAAAGTATGCTTCTGATTACAATAGTAAATTGAATTTTGATTTACTATACATCAAGAATTATGCTATTTTATTAGACTTAAAAATTTTACTGCAAACAATAAAAATTCTGTTTGACAAAGTATCTTCACAAGGTGTTGACGAAGTAGAAAGACAAAATGTTACACTGACTTTCTTGGAAGAGAATAACATTAAGTTAAACGACTGA
- a CDS encoding glycosyltransferase: MKMIDVSVLMSIYKKEKVSYFIETMDSIMNQTVQPKEILLIEDGPLTADLIEAIQNYKQLLGDQFVTKSLKENVGLGRALAEGVNLCKYQLIARMDTDDIMSPNRLESQFKEFRENPELTIVGSNIAEFSGDTNHILGNRIVPEKNGEIRVFSKRRNPFNHMTVMFRKDAVIQVGNYQPLQGFEDYYLWVRLLKNGYQAKNIQEKLVFARTGLDMYARRGGLAYLIPGLKARKVIYKEGLGTITDLLVVSGIHIMICLMPNKIRGKFYEKKLRN, from the coding sequence ATGAAAATGATAGACGTAAGTGTCTTAATGTCTATATACAAAAAAGAAAAAGTCAGTTATTTTATTGAAACAATGGATAGTATAATGAATCAAACTGTTCAGCCTAAAGAGATTCTTTTAATTGAAGATGGTCCTTTGACCGCAGACTTGATTGAAGCAATTCAAAATTATAAACAATTACTTGGAGATCAGTTTGTAACGAAATCTCTAAAAGAAAATGTCGGACTGGGAAGAGCACTTGCTGAGGGCGTAAATTTATGTAAATATCAATTGATTGCTCGTATGGATACAGATGATATTATGTCCCCAAATAGATTAGAATCTCAGTTTAAAGAGTTTAGAGAAAATCCAGAGCTAACTATTGTAGGATCTAATATTGCTGAGTTTTCTGGAGATACGAATCATATTTTAGGAAATAGAATTGTACCAGAAAAAAATGGAGAAATCCGAGTGTTTTCTAAAAGAAGAAACCCATTTAATCATATGACAGTTATGTTTAGAAAGGATGCAGTTATACAGGTAGGTAATTATCAGCCTTTACAAGGATTTGAAGATTATTATTTGTGGGTTCGATTGCTAAAAAATGGTTATCAAGCAAAAAATATCCAAGAGAAGTTAGTTTTTGCTCGAACGGGTTTAGATATGTATGCAAGAAGAGGTGGGCTAGCTTATTTGATTCCTGGATTAAAAGCAAGAAAAGTTATTTATAAAGAAGGTCTAGGTACAATCACAGATCTTTTAGTTGTTTCAGGTATTCATATTATGATTTGTTTGATGCCAAATAAAATTAGAGGTAAATTTTATGAAAAAAAATTGCGAAATTAA
- a CDS encoding CDP-glycerol glycerophosphotransferase family protein, translating into MIKKYLVFVQKILKRVVTVGLFYIMYPVLFFAPINKKKIVVSNFNGKGYGDSAKYICDYLLDQDKEIDIVWLYEDKSVKYPATSFPKGIRPVKHKTVRALMEMNTAKIWIDNCRKSFYPRKRKKQFYLQTWHAGFTLKKIERDAEESLPPLYKERAIKDSKMCDLLVFESSDMIKDVHKTFWFEGETFRQGVPRNDIIVNTPESIIHKVYNHFAIDLEKKILLYAPTFRQGYELKIDNNFLLKLKMEMSKKFSADYELIVRLHPNDSENKQRIFNTKDGNQLIDGSDYDDMQELLCAVDTLITDYSSVMGEMMISNKKCFIYAYDYEEYKQDRGLLIELTELPFPIAFTEQELITKIVHFDETTYLLNIEKFKVEHNVIETGKASQELGDKLINVMVE; encoded by the coding sequence ATGATAAAAAAATATCTAGTATTTGTGCAAAAAATTCTAAAAAGAGTTGTAACAGTTGGCTTATTTTACATCATGTATCCAGTTTTATTTTTTGCTCCGATTAATAAAAAAAAGATTGTGGTATCTAATTTTAATGGCAAAGGATATGGAGACAGTGCAAAATATATCTGTGATTATTTATTAGATCAAGATAAAGAGATTGATATTGTCTGGCTATACGAAGATAAGTCAGTGAAATACCCAGCGACTAGTTTTCCAAAAGGGATACGACCTGTGAAACATAAAACGGTAAGAGCGCTGATGGAAATGAACACAGCTAAAATCTGGATTGATAATTGTCGAAAAAGTTTTTACCCTAGAAAGAGAAAAAAACAATTTTATCTACAAACTTGGCATGCAGGCTTTACCTTAAAAAAAATCGAAAGAGATGCAGAAGAAAGTTTGCCGCCATTATACAAAGAACGAGCAATTAAAGATTCTAAGATGTGTGATTTATTAGTTTTCGAAAGTTCTGATATGATAAAAGATGTCCATAAAACATTTTGGTTTGAAGGAGAAACCTTTAGACAAGGTGTTCCGCGCAATGATATTATTGTAAATACACCCGAAAGTATTATTCATAAAGTTTATAATCACTTTGCTATTGATCTTGAAAAAAAAATCTTGCTCTATGCTCCTACTTTTAGACAAGGATACGAATTAAAAATTGATAACAATTTCTTGTTGAAATTAAAAATGGAGATGAGTAAAAAGTTTTCAGCAGACTATGAATTAATTGTTCGTTTGCATCCCAATGATAGCGAAAATAAGCAAAGAATTTTTAATACAAAAGATGGAAATCAACTAATTGATGGGTCAGACTATGATGATATGCAGGAGTTGCTCTGTGCAGTAGATACTTTGATTACAGATTACTCTTCTGTTATGGGGGAAATGATGATTTCTAACAAAAAATGTTTTATCTATGCTTATGACTATGAAGAATACAAGCAAGATCGAGGATTGTTGATTGAATTAACCGAGCTCCCCTTCCCAATCGCTTTTACTGAACAAGAGCTGATAACTAAAATCGTTCATTTTGATGAAACCACTTATCTTTTAAATATAGAAAAATTTAAAGTTGAACACAACGTAATTGAAACTGGAAAAGCAAGCCAAGAACTAGGTGATAAGCTTATAAATGTCATGGTGGAATAA
- the tagD gene encoding glycerol-3-phosphate cytidylyltransferase, with the protein MKRVITYGTFDLLHYGHINLLRRAKEQGDYLIVALSTDEFNWNEKQKKCYFSYEKRKHLLEAIRYVDLVIPEENWKQKITDINKYDIDTFVIGDDWAGEFDFVAEKTKAEVIYLSRTPEISTTQIKKDLGIQ; encoded by the coding sequence ATGAAAAGAGTGATAACATATGGAACATTTGATTTGTTACATTATGGTCATATCAATCTTTTAAGACGTGCAAAAGAACAAGGTGATTACTTGATTGTAGCATTATCAACGGATGAATTTAATTGGAATGAAAAGCAAAAAAAATGTTATTTTTCTTATGAGAAAAGAAAACATTTATTAGAAGCTATAAGATATGTAGATTTAGTGATTCCAGAAGAAAATTGGAAACAAAAAATTACAGATATCAACAAATATGATATTGATACTTTTGTGATTGGGGATGACTGGGCTGGAGAATTTGACTTTGTTGCTGAAAAAACAAAGGCTGAAGTGATTTATTTATCTAGAACTCCAGAAATCTCAACAACGCAAATAAAAAAAGATTTAGGAATTCAATAA
- a CDS encoding O-antigen ligase family protein, with amino-acid sequence MIRSAGPFTILPKIVNTAIFTIVGLLGIFFICCDLWQAYQEKKRLTYEPLLVLFIIVAAISSIINIKYGYFDNLQSVLWQGIIFFIVYNVGKEFFEDKSFFSIIHWGLIIFWFILVIASIFMFLINFQLSEMVFGGTKHLRLGFIDGRLFGIFVDPNYASMVSIMTIVLSMYQFLLESTKKWIKVFLGFNVFFQLSYISMSGSRSGLLVLMCIVFLGIFYVVFQKQLSKAKNIFLTFLLAMVLAVVSSFAVYFAIDALKVIYMPLFDFIMSLKEHGVENSVGPSNAKSDKIFERPDSGKGGGDISNLRFAIWKSGMELFKTSWLFGTSPRNMIAYAKDVLPDTYIATNRTMHNAYLNTIVSTGILGTIPLFAFYIKSLISIIKTVFKRNAFSDYFGYYVLCLVVVASSSMFLNELIFVNTANSFLFWLFLGRLVGQAKSEKA; translated from the coding sequence TTGATTAGATCAGCAGGGCCATTTACAATTTTACCAAAAATAGTGAATACGGCTATTTTTACTATAGTCGGTTTACTAGGGATTTTTTTTATTTGTTGTGATTTGTGGCAAGCATACCAAGAGAAGAAGCGCTTAACCTACGAACCGTTGTTAGTTTTGTTTATAATAGTTGCTGCAATTTCAAGTATAATTAATATAAAATATGGTTATTTCGATAATTTACAGTCTGTTTTATGGCAAGGAATTATTTTTTTTATTGTATACAATGTGGGCAAAGAATTTTTCGAAGACAAATCATTTTTCAGTATCATTCATTGGGGGTTGATTATCTTTTGGTTTATATTGGTCATAGCATCAATTTTTATGTTTTTAATTAATTTTCAGCTTTCGGAAATGGTCTTTGGAGGAACAAAACATTTACGTTTAGGATTTATTGACGGTCGTTTATTTGGAATTTTTGTTGATCCTAATTATGCTTCAATGGTTTCTATTATGACCATTGTTCTTTCAATGTATCAATTTCTATTGGAATCAACAAAAAAATGGATAAAAGTATTTTTAGGGTTTAATGTCTTCTTCCAACTTTCATATATTTCAATGTCTGGTTCTAGAAGTGGCTTGTTAGTTTTGATGTGTATTGTTTTTCTAGGAATTTTTTATGTTGTTTTTCAGAAACAATTATCAAAAGCTAAAAATATATTTTTAACCTTTTTGTTGGCTATGGTATTAGCGGTAGTTAGTTCTTTTGCCGTATATTTTGCAATAGACGCTCTAAAAGTCATTTATATGCCATTATTTGATTTTATAATGTCGCTAAAAGAACACGGAGTAGAAAATAGTGTGGGTCCCTCTAACGCTAAATCAGATAAAATTTTCGAACGTCCTGATAGTGGTAAGGGGGGCGGAGATATTTCTAATCTAAGATTTGCCATCTGGAAAAGTGGCATGGAGTTATTTAAAACAAGTTGGTTATTTGGAACATCTCCGAGAAATATGATTGCTTATGCAAAAGACGTGCTTCCTGATACTTATATTGCTACGAATAGAACGATGCATAATGCTTACCTGAATACGATTGTTAGTACAGGGATCTTAGGTACGATTCCACTATTTGCTTTTTATATTAAAAGTCTAATCTCAATAATCAAAACTGTGTTTAAAAGAAATGCTTTTTCAGATTATTTTGGTTATTATGTTTTGTGTCTTGTTGTTGTTGCATCATCAAGTATGTTTTTAAATGAACTTATATTTGTAAATACTGCGAATTCATTTTTATTCTGGCTATTTTTGGGTCGTTTAGTCGGACAAGCAAAATCAGAAAAAGCATAG